From Curtobacterium sp. MCBA15_012:
ATCGCCGTCGTCGGCGCGACGGGGACCGGGAAGTCCGAGTTCGCACTCGCGATCGCCGAGCAGCTCGCGCGGTCCGGTCGCGCGGCGGAGATCGTCAACGCCGACGCCATGCAGCTGTACCGCGGCATGGACATCGGGACCGCCAAGCTCGACGTCGCGGAACGGCGGGGTGTGCCGCACCACCAGCTCGACGTGCTCGACGTCACCGACGAGGCCAGTGTCGCGGCCTACCAGCAGGAGGCCCGCGCCGACGTCGAGCGGATCACGGCGTCGGGGTCCGTGGCGCTCCTCGTCGGCGGCAGCGGGCTCTACGTGTCGTCGGTGCTGTTCGACCTCGCGTTCCCGGGCACGGACCCCGAGCTGCGCGCACAGCTCGAGCGCGAGCACGCCGAGCTCGGACCGGGCGTGCTCGTCGAACGGCTGCGCGCCCTCGACCCCGCGGCCGCAGCCGACGTCGACCAGCGCAACCCGCGGCGGTTGATCCGGGCACTCGAGATCGCGAGCCGGTCCGAGGTCGTGACCCCGCGCCTCCCGTCCGCGCCCCGCGCCTGGCGACCCGCCCGCGTCCTGCACCTGCACCGCGAACGGACCGCCCTCGTCGAGTCGCTGCACGCGCGCGCAGCGCGCATGTTCGACCGGGGGCTCGTCGA
This genomic window contains:
- the miaA gene encoding tRNA (adenosine(37)-N6)-dimethylallyltransferase MiaA; the protein is MSDAEPATHAAAVDLIAVVGATGTGKSEFALAIAEQLARSGRAAEIVNADAMQLYRGMDIGTAKLDVAERRGVPHHQLDVLDVTDEASVAAYQQEARADVERITASGSVALLVGGSGLYVSSVLFDLAFPGTDPELRAQLEREHAELGPGVLVERLRALDPAAAADVDQRNPRRLIRALEIASRSEVVTPRLPSAPRAWRPARVLHLHRERTALVESLHARAARMFDRGLVDEVAGLRARGLEQGRTARAAIGYSQALDVLHGRATVDEAVEATAVATRKYARRQVSWFKRYADAEVLDVTGADVAGLQEAARRIVP